ATATAATCCCAGTCATTATCTACCTGCACTTGCCAGTCTGTTAATAGATAAAAATGCTCAGCACGGCCTGTGTAAGCTTTAACCAAACCTtacctcactttttttttaaagataagaAGATAAGGATGTAATTCAACACTACCCTTAAGTGGCTGAGTTTCTCTACAGGAACATTTCCTTTTAATCTTTAACCAAAGTCTTTGttatttgaaataaaacacTTCCCATGACAGGTTCTCAGTGTGCCCAGCAGAAGAAAAATCCAGGCAGGGCACTTAAATTCCTGATTGATTACTAAGGATAGGTAGCCAAATTTACAGTGTCTTGAGAAGGCAGTCAACGTCCTCAAGGATTTAAGATCTGGGCCGCATTAAAGAACTTTCAAACTACCCATTTGGAATGCCACACTTCTGAATGTGAACACAAGCTCCATTCACACTCAGTCCACGGTTTTGGATACTATGGTCTTGTGTGATTGTTTAGGATATTAATCTGTGTCCCTTCTCCTCCCGTAGTGATTGTATGTGAGGGAAATCTGTGGTTGTATACGTGTGCCCTCCTGATACcagtttgaatgtgtgtgtatgtgtgcatgtgcccCCTTTTTTGCCCAGATGTGAAAGACGTTCTTTGTGCGTCATTTGGAGACTCAGAGGGGTCGCCTATACAAAATTCCCTCCTACTGAAGTAATGGCACCGTCGGAAAAGCGACTATTGTAGTTGTGACAATGAAATGCCTCTCTTCAATGGCATTGCGAGATAAATGTACCCAGTTTGTTTTCTgtccctctctctttttctcactcTTGCTGTCACATTCCCAAGTCCGTGCCCATACATTCTTCCCCTCTGCCCTCTCTTTTTAGTCCCAACCTCAGGCCTTTGCTACGCcgctttcttcttttccaacTTTAGCTCCCATGGTTTTCTGTCACTTCCTCCTTCGCTGTTGATCCGTTGTGTATTCGAAATGAGCTTTACTGCCATAATTATAGGTTTTAAAACCTGCCACAGCACAAGTCACAAGCCAGCGCCGTTCAGTAGCTGCATGAGCGTATCACCTCGGATGCTGACGTCATTATTTTTCAGCCTGCTATTTTGCGACAATGCTGACACAGTCTGTAACATTATGGCCCACGGGGGTGTTAGGAGTCACTGTGCACATATTTGATCACATGTCTCAGGGGTGAAACTGAGAAACTCAAGTCTGGAACAATCTGGAAAGGCAGAGAATGGCCTTGATTATTCTGTCACCCTGTTGAAAAGGCCAAGGAATGTGCCAAACTGGCTACAGTAGGGTTTGTTCTTGTACTCTGATTGTTTGAGCAAGGTTGAAATGGCCTTTAGCAGAGTAGAGGAGGAACTGTGTGATGATGCCAACTGACAAACAATCAGAACCTGGGAGCTGGAGACAGAGCTGAAATACTGGAATCGTTTTCTGCCGAGGCGCACTGAAATCAGTCTACGCACTTAGGTGTAAAaaaaccatttttctttttctgcctaTTGTTAGAGAGTGGTAATATTCACAAGTGTCTGTCTCTTGAACATCTCTTGTTTGCTGATGAGACTGAGTGACTTGGTTTTGGAAAATTAGGAACTCTTTAGATTCTACAGTTTCTACTTCTGAAAACTAACAAATCATCATCTGTTAGTTTGGgtttcagaggaaaaacaaCACTGAGTCAAGTCAAGGTTTTTCTTCTGTGTTGCAATTTTTTGTTGTAGGTAGGCTGAGATGGGTGCTCATGCTGATAAATTTGTGAATATATTTACAAGTTTACTGAAGTGCTCCAAAATGAATATCTGCCCTCTTTCTTATTCTGCCCCGTAGCGATGTAAGGAGTGCTTGAACAGGCTGGCTATTGCAGTGATGAACCAGTGGCCAGGGATACGCTTGCGTGTGACAGAGGCCTGGGATGAAGATGGCAACCATCCTCCTGGCTCTCTGCACTATGAAGGCCGGGCTGTGGATATAACAACGTCTGATAGAAGACCTGAAAAGTACGGTCTCCTGGCCCAGCTGGCTGTGGAAGCAGGCTTCGACTGGGTCCACTATGAGTCCAAACATCGTGTCCACTGCTCAGTAAAAGCTGGTAAGTTTAAGAAGGTAGCTGCCATTAAAAGCCATGCTTGTATTGTTAAATTACTTTACTTCAGTGTGAAATGTATCAGGATATTtaagtttataaaaaaaaaaaaaaaagggggaacaCAATTTGTGTTTACTCATCTTGGCTTTGTCTGCTGATCCTTCTGCAGATCATTCTCTTGCTGTGGAAAAAGGTGGCTGTTTCCCAGGCTGGGCCCGGGTAACTGTGGCTGGAGGGATGCAGAAGAGCCTGTCGTCACTCACTCCTGGGGACAGAGTCATGGCCCTATCTGGGACAGGCCAAGTCGTGTATAGCCAAGTCCTCTTGTTTCTCCATCGGGATCAACAAAGCTGGTCTGCTTTTCTGTCTCTGGAGACAGAACATGGACATAGATTGGCCCTTACTCCAAATCACTTGGTCTTTTTAGACCCGCACTGCAGACAAGAAAACAGTGAGTACCAGCCTCAGTTTGCAAGCAGGGTCAGACAAGGAGACTGTGTTCTCATACATAAAGCAGAGCAGCAAGTGCATGCATCCCAAATCATCTCAGTTTCACTAACAGAAAGCGTGGGAGTGTATGCACCCTTGACAGACGCTGGAACTTTGTTTGTTGATGGCGTGCTGGCATCCAGCTATGCGCTGGTGGAGGACCACAGGCTCGCGCACTGGGCTTTTGGACCCCTGCGACTTTTCTTCTCATTCAAGCAGCTACTTTGGggagaaacagcagaagagcagCAGGATACTGACATTCAAAAAAGTTGTACTAAGACTCCAATGCATGTTAGCACTTTGCCTGCAAAGGACAAAGCAGGTGTGTATGTGAACAAAGAAGTCAACGTGAGTGATGCCCTGAGGATAGAAAGTAGAGAGAAGCACTCCTTGCAGACGGAGACATCAGAGGTGCACTGGTATGCTAGACTACTCTACAGTTTTGGGTGCATTCTTTTAGACTCAGAGTCATTTCATCCTTAAGAACCAAAATCTATCCACACTTAATAAGTGCCATAGCCTACTGCTACGTTTATACAATATGTTAACACTTCCCATTTATTCCTTAAAGGATTGAAAAACACTGGAAATGCTTGCTAGCTTTCTCCCCTATTTTTGTAAAATAATCTGCCATAATGTTATACATGCTAACAAATGTTTAAGAAACTGAACATAATGAGACTTTGAGCAAGTTAATATAAAAATGGTAATACCAAAGACtatcatatttttgttttgttttttgtatgtattttctcagttatatatgttaaaaaaataataataaaaaaatgaaatatatatattctaaTGAGACAAGAATGAAATCCCTGACGAATAGAATCTTTATTTTTGTACTTTCTGaatcataatatatatatatatatatatatatatatatatatatattttccattttattaTAATATCTACTACATGTGCTGTATGCCCTTGCTTGTTTTCATGtcataaatcaaattaaaattgTACTTTTATGAAACGGCAGGCTACCTTTCTTTTCAGCTGTGGTGTAGATTGGTtttgcatgttaggttaattgatATTTTTACTTACTAAACAATAAATGAGTTGCTCAGtgtggaggggggaggggggggaagGGATATGACAAGGAAATGATAGATTCCAGCACTTACAGTCGAGTTAATGTATGTTGTGTAACCCTGTGTGGAAACCCAGGTTAATGAAAAGCCCAGAGTACTTAATATTCCGCCACAGTCTGCAAACACTCTGACTTTATCTCAGTCACAGATCTCTGCTTTTTTGGAAGCCCACtttagggttttgttttttattatcaggttttgtttgttttttaatcgtATTGGAATTGCATTATTTTGCGCCACCCTTATCTGCTAACTGTTGCACATTACAATGCCACTTTCTATTCTGTTACATCCCGCTTGCGCATCCCACCCAAAAATCGAGTCTGGCCTATAAAGTACAATGTGACTTCTTACAAAGACAATAAACATTACTACTAAACATCTAATTTTTTACTGGTTTCAAGTAAACAAATGTTTTAAAGGTTCATAATAAAGTGTAGGGTTCTGTTCAGCACTAGTCTGAGGTTATACACCCCCCTTGTGGAGGAACTGATATCACCCCACTGAGTTGTATTTGGTACCATCTAAATTAATAAATAGCAAACACTCCTGATCCTCTCTTTAATTTAGCAGGCCTCAATTTGATTCAGAACATTTATGATAGAGTATTATGAGTTAAAATGTTCGTCGTAACCTATCAAATAGGAGGACTTTATGCTGTTTTTCCAGCAGACAATATGACAAGGAGAGAGCTCCATACCAGAGTAACAGGAATCTGAAATCAAAACCAGCTCAATATTAATAAGTCAAGCCACAAAACAGGTGAAACTCTATGCAATAAAAGTAACTTGAGCTGTTTATTTTAACCATCATTATTGTTACATCAGAATATATTCTTGTCTTCCAGTTCTGTTGTAAACATCTGTGAAGGTATTCCAGGGGATTATCCTTGAGATACAGGAGGCAGATGGGGGAGAGCATCCGCTTCACCTACCGTCCAATAGGAGAGTCCTGGTGCCCTAATACCACCCTCCCTGTGCATCTATCAGCCAATCAGCAACTATCTTCCAGCCAGTCTCAGCCGACCCAAAATCTAATCCAATCTTACTAAAGCTGAATGGGGAGTTAACTAATCCTGTCAGGGGGACCAGTAATAACCTATTTTCAAAATGGAAACATGCACTCCCCACAGTCGTGCACTGAAAGAGTCAAAGAGAAGTtgaataaatattaccatttgTAACAGAAACAAGTGTCAGTGAGGACTTTTCATGGCTACAAAATCCAGCAAAGGACATTTTTGCCAACATTCcttccattttttaaaattatcaaatagatttaagtatttttattttcgtCAATGCAAATAGCTCCTGTCAACCATGGTAAAAATGGCTTTATTATAGCATACCACAATAATTAGGTGTGTTAAGGTGactcctgaaaaacaacaataaattgtaatatttttacaaagaaacaaccccccaccccccccaacTCTTATTGGAGTAAAAGGTCACACTCAGAAGACCATTCCTTATTTCTATTTGTTCACTCAGCTTAAAATAATTTCAGCGGCCTAATCTAAAGCCCGAGGTGTATATATGCCTCTCCACATATGAAATTAATGCATAAATGTACCAGTGCAGGGTCAGCTGTGGATCCACCCCCTGCAGCAGGTGCATAATGCAATATGTATGATTGTCTTTATTTGTAGGTAAGGACCATTAAGAACTCAGATCACTCACATTAATTTCACAATTGTGATATTCAGCCGGActtattttattcctttttttttaaaaaaaaagttactttcagctgcttccttattcacaaggggtcaccaaagcacacacgtGTGATGTGGTAGAGTTT
This region of Maylandia zebra isolate NMK-2024a linkage group LG20, Mzebra_GT3a, whole genome shotgun sequence genomic DNA includes:
- the dhh gene encoding desert hedgehog protein, yielding MKQFWWAHLAQLTLVAVWTFIWLVQGCGPGPRYGTRPRPRKLTAMRLKQFFPNLSENNLGASGRAEGKIARNSERFNELVSNYNPDIVFKDEENTGADRFTTKRCKECLNRLAIAVMNQWPGIRLRVTEAWDEDGNHPPGSLHYEGRAVDITTSDRRPEKYGLLAQLAVEAGFDWVHYESKHRVHCSVKADHSLAVEKGGCFPGWARVTVAGGMQKSLSSLTPGDRVMALSGTGQVVYSQVLLFLHRDQQSWSAFLSLETEHGHRLALTPNHLVFLDPHCRQENSEYQPQFASRVRQGDCVLIHKAEQQVHASQIISVSLTESVGVYAPLTDAGTLFVDGVLASSYALVEDHRLAHWAFGPLRLFFSFKQLLWGETAEEQQDTDIQKSCTKTPMHVSTLPAKDKAGVYVNKEVNVSDALRIESREKHSLQTETSEVHWYARLLYSFGCILLDSESFHP